The Clostridia bacterium DNA window TAGCCGGTACAGGAAGTACGATACAAGAATAGTTTTGGTAGACAGGCGTGCTGTCTCCGTCCTCTCCCCATCTGTCTGCTGTGCATCCTGCTTTTTTCAGCATTGCTTCAGTTGCCTGCATCCGTCTGTCCCCACCCGCAATCAAAAAATCCTTTACCATTTTCCGGCCTCCCTCTCTATAAACTATGCTCCGGCATTAAAATGGGTGAAAAAAAGAACCGCCAAGCGGTTCTTTATAATTTTTAGTTTTTAGGAACGATTTTGTCTTTTCCGCCCATGTACATACGAAGGGCTTCAGGAATCAGAACAGAACCGTCTGCCTGCAGATTGTTTTCCAAGAAAGCAATGAGCATTCTCGGCGGTGCAACTACGGTGTTATTGAGTGTATGCGCAAAATATTTATTACCACCTTCACCTGCGACCTTGATACCCAATCTTCTCGCCTGCGCATCACCTAAGTTAGAGCAGGAACCAACTTCAAAGTATTTCTGCTGACGTGGAGACCATGCTTCAACGTCGATAGATTTAACTTTAAGGTCTGCCAGGTCACCGGAACAGCATTCCAAAGTACGAACCGGAATATCTAAAGTGCGGAAGAAATCAACTGTATTGTTCCAGAGCACATCAAAATATTTCGGGCTTTCTTCCGGCTTACAAACCACAATCATTTCCTGCTTTTCGAACTGATGGATTCTGTATACGCCACGTTCTTCGATACCGTGTGCGCCCTTTTCCTTACGGAAGCAGGGAGAATAAGAGGTTAAGCATTTGGGAAGTTCCGCTTCAGGTGTGAAAGTATTGATAAATTTACCAATCATGGAATGTTCACTGGTACCGATTAAATAGAGATCCTCTCCCTCAATCTTATACATCATCGCATCCATTTCTTCAAAGCTCATAACGCCTTCTACCACACTTCTGCGAATCATATAAGGCGGAATGCAATAGGTAAAGCCTCTATCAATCATAAAATCTCTTGCATAAGAAAGAATTGCAGAATGTAATCTTGCAATATCACCCATCAGATAATAAAAACCGTTACCTGCAACAGAACCTGCGGCGTCTAAGTCAATACCGTCAAAGGTTTTCATGATATCGGTGTGATACGGCACTTCAAAATCGGGTGTAACCGGTTCGCCAAAACGTTCCACTTCAACATTTTTGCTATCGTCCTCGCCAATCGGAACGGAGGGGTCGATGATGTTCGGAATCATCATCATGATTTCTTTTACTTTTGCAGAAAGCTCACCTTCTAATTTTTCACATTCAGCAAGTCTTGCAGAATATTCGGACACCTTTGCCTTTTCAGCTTCAGCTTCTTCTTTTTTGCCCTGCGCCATGAAGTTACCGATATTCTTGGAAACCTTGTTGCGCATTGCACGCAAATTATCTGCTTCTGCTTTGTTTGCACGGTTCTGTTCATCCAAAGCGATTACTTCATCTACCAAAGGAAGCTTTTTATCCTGGAATTTTTTGCGGATATTTTCCTTTACCACTTCCGGGTTTTCTCTTAAGAATTTAATGTCTATCATTTCAACACCTCATTTATTCATTTCATAAAAGATATTTTAACATATTTATGAAAAAAATTCAAGTATTTCTTTAAATTTTAGCCAAAAACACGTTTTATTGCTTCCAGATAACCGTAGCCGTTCAAATCGTCAGGCTCTAAATAACTGCTCTCTGTCCACTCGTTCCAGCTGTTTACCGTAACCATCGGCACGTCATTTTGCTCCGCATATGCCTTTGCAAGCTTTAATGCCTGCTCAAAATTTTCAGGATTGCTTTCAGGCAGAACAGGTCCGTGGAAATTGATATATCGCGGATTGTTGTCCCACCCGATGGATACATGCGGAAAATACGGAATATGAAAATCTGATTTAATTTTGTCATACTCTTTTTCAAGGTCGGGCAAAAGTGTAGGATAGGGTTTTGTGACATTTAAAAAATGCACAAACTGATAATGTGTAAGGGACAAAAAGCCCATTTCCTCTGCCAATGCAGGAGTTACCTCTTTTACATAGCTGTCAACACCCGAAAGATTTAAGCTGTTCGTTCCCCACTTGACAAACTGAAAATGCACACCCTTAAAGCCACGCTTTTTTGCTTCTTCATTTAACCAAGCCATATTTTCCTTTGCTTTTTCCAATCCCCCAAGACCAGATATGAAATTTTGCATGTCATAGATGCTGATTAAAGGCCTTTCGTTTATGCAATAGTAGTTGGGCAACGCAAAATATTTTTCAAGCCAACGCTCACCGATTTTTTTAAATTGTGTTTCCGTTACTGCGCCCTGCCAGATAACCGTACCCGTACCCGAGTTACGAATATCCCAAGTATCATTGGCGTCATGGTTTGCCCACATCAGATAAAACTTCATTTTCTGATTGTTTTTGGCTTTTAAAAAGCCGTCATTCAAACAGTTTTCCAGAAACGGGCGGTCATCATACCAGTACCAGTCATAAATAAACACATTTACGTTATGGTCAAGTGCTGCTTCAATCTGCATTTCCATTACATAAGGGTCTGCTTCATTCACATATCCCCAGAGCGGTTTTCTGTCCCAGAAATAATCGCCCTTTGGCTTACTGTTTTTCACAGACTGCCATTCACCGATTCCCTCCTGCCAGAAAATGCGACTGCGGGGCTCATCCCCCGTGTATGCAGGCCAAATATATGCCGCAACATCTATGTTTTGCATATATTATTTCTCCCCTTCGTAAATTTTTATAATTCCTTTTGCGGTACAGGAAGAAACATCATTTTCGGAAAGTACCACAAGTTTTTTATCACAGCGCCTGTTTAAAATCAGAGCCATCGCTTCTTTAATTTGTGCTTTACCGCCAAGCACAATCGTTTCTGTATCCGCTTTATTAATTTCAACGAGTTCATCATGCAAAACAACACCAATAAAAAAGCTATACGTCTGCTTTGCAGTGCACCCATAAATATTTTTTAGGATTCTTGTTTTAAACAACGCTTTATTGACCCCTGCATTTTCACAGCAGTCATACCCTTTAAGCAGATATTCTGCATCTGTTTCAGAGATGGTTAAGTCCACCGCATCCTTTAAAATGGTGTTTTGCGAGAGGGATGCAATCATTTCGCCTGTCAGCATGGTGGAAAAATCAACGATTCTTCCCTGTGCATCGGTTTGGATGACTTTGGAATGGGATCCGGGCAGGATATAAATGCATTTGCCGTAATCAGGATTTATGATGCCCATCAGCTCTACCTCTTCCCCACGCATCATATCTGTGTCTCTGAAATCCGTGGCATCGGTTTTTACACCGCGGACAAACACAAACGGAACAGACGAAATTTCGGAGATAACCGTTTCGAACATACTGTCATGCAATTCTGTAAGTCCCGCAGGCGTTTGGATATGGTCAAGCTTACAAAGTCCGAATTCAGACGTAATCATGCCGGATGCCAGAATGCGCGTAATATCAGCTTCTGAAAGTGCGTGCTTTGTAAGCAAAGATTCTATCGCACCTTTCAGTTCTTTTTCCAAAAGACCCGGTTGTTCCATATTTGCACGGGCGCCCACACCGAGCTTTATTGTATCTTTCAATTGCATATCCTGCACAAGGCTGATTCTTGTCGTGGTTGTGCCGCCGTCTACCGTGATGTAATTTCTCATACCCCGACCGCCTTTACAAATTTTTCTGCCAGAGCGGTAATGCCTTCAAAATCATCACCATCAATGCATTGCTTATTCACAATTGAAGCACCAATACCAAAGCCCGAAGCACCTGCTTTCAAATAGGTTTTAATGTTTCCTTCGTCCACACCGCCCACTGCAAGCATTTTGATGTGTGAAAGCGGTGCTTTGACAGCCTTTAAATAGGAAGGTCCCAAATCAGATACCGGAAACAGCTTCACAAAGTCTGCGCCCGCTATATGTGCCGACTGAATTTCGGTAGGCGTCAATGCACCGGGCATAGAAACCAGTCCCAATTCTCTTGTTTTCCGAATAACCGACGCATTGGCATCCGGAGAAATAATGAACAATCCGCCGGCATTTTTTGTCAATTCCACCTGTTTTTCACTAAGGACGGTGCCTGCACCGATAAACATTCTTCCTTCAAAATGTGATGCCAGCATTTTAATATTTTCGGCAGTTTCTTCGTCTGGAACAATGCCTCTGGCATCGTATGTAACTTCAAGCAGGCGAATGCCGCCTTTATACATTGCTTCTGCAAGGGGTATCAGCTTTTCTTTTTGTACACCCCGGACAATAACAACCAATTTTTCACGCTCAACAGCCTCAATTACTTTATTACGCATACTTTCACCTTTCCTTTGCTGTTTTGTTTAAGTATAACATTTTAATTGCATACTGTCAAGAAATTCAGCTTTTCATAAGACTTAAAAAAGAAAAAAGCGACCGCCATATACGGTCGCCCAAAAAGGGAGTGTTTGAAATGAAAAACTTCATTGTAAAAGTGATTCCGGCAAGCACCCGCAGGGGGCAGTTCTGATTCAGAACTAAAGATTTGAGGAGTAATGCGAACACTTGCCGTAATTCCTTCTACACTCTTTATTATACATATCAATATGTAAATACCTTGTCGAAAATGTGAAATTTCTTTGAAATTATTCTTTTTCTTTTTTCGACAGCATTAAAATAGCAATCAAAATCATACCAATACCAAGGTAATTCAACGGCTCATCATATAGAAAAAAGCCGAAAAACGCCGCGGTAACAGGCTCAATACAAGCAAGCACCGCCGCTTTAGAGGCATTCACATATTTTAAGCCAATTGTGTAAAACGCAAAAGGTGCAACCGCCGTTATAAATCCAAACAAAAACACAACACCCGAAAGCTCCAGCAACTTTTCGGAGGCAGAAATGACTTCGATTATGCCAGGCAGATCTCCGATGCAAAAGGATACTACCGATGCAAATAAAAACGTATAACATGTAACCGTAAGCCCGCTGTTTTTCTGCAATGCAAAAGTACCGAAAATACTATAGGAGGCATAAAAAACGCCACTCAGTATACCAAGTAAAATGCCAATGAACGAGGTTTTAGTGTCCCCGCTCAACCCCGCAATGCAGGCACATCCCAAAAAAGCAATAACAGCTGCAACGGCTTTTTTTACAGTCAGTTTTTCTTTCAAAAACAGTACCGAAAAAATCATAACCCAGACGGGCGACATATACAGCAATACCGCCGCAACCGAAACTGATGTCATATCAATAGCGGATAAATACAAAGCGGACATACCGCCTACCGAAACTGCACCGCAAAGGATTAGCATGGGTAATTCTTTAAAAGATATTTTCAAGCTTTTTGGACTGAAGATTCCTGTAAAAACCCATAAAACAAGTGCAGCAGACCCAATTCTGAGTGCAGTACACTGTAGGGCTGAAAAACCAAAGGATTGTACCAACTTTAAAAACACGCCCATACTGCCCCAAAGCAAGCCCGAGAGCACAATCAGAAGCACGCCAAATTTTTTCACTTTTTCAAGCCTTCTTTCTTGCAAATGTCATTTAAAACACAAGTGTCACAATTTGCTTTTCGCGCTGTACAGCACGCTCTGCCGTGGTGTACAAGTCTGTGGCAGAAATTCATTTGTTCCTGCTCGGGCAGAATCTTCTTTAAATCCTGTTCAATTTTAACCGGGTCGCTGTTTTTAGTCAGTCCCATGCGGTTTGCAAGACGTGTACAATGAGTATCTACAACCACAGCCGGCTTACCGAATGCTTCGCCAAGCACTAAATTTGCGGTTTTTCTTCCAACGCCTGCCAAAGTCAGAAGTGCTTCCATGGTATCGGGCACTTCACCGTGAAAATCCCGAATCAGCGTTTCACAGCAAGCCTTTAAATTTTTCGCTTTATTTTTATAAAGTCCTAAAGATTTAATCATTTCTTCAATCTCCGGAACAGTTGCGTTTGCAAAATCGTAAACAGTTTTGTATTTTTTATAAAGCTCTTTGGTTACAATGTTAACCCGCTCGTCAGTACACTGTGCCGAAAGCTGAGTGGATATTAAAAGCTGCAGAGGATTTTCCGTTGTTAAGGTGCATTCTGCATCCGGGTACTCCGCTTTAAGCCGCGCAATCAACTCTGCAACATATTCTTTTTTTGTCATGGAAATCTCTCCTTTCCAAAAACAAAGTATACCACATTTCCGGTCAAAAGTAAAGACTAAAAGAAGCACTTTTATAAGTGCTTCTTTTAGTCTTCTGTTCATTCATTGTATGGTATGCTTACGCAGTACCTTTAAGCTCAATGCGCAAATTGTCCGCAATCATAGCAATGAACTCAGAATTGGTGGGTTTTCCCTTGCCCGAGGCGATGGTATACCCGAAATAATGATTTAAAGTATCCGGTTCGCCCCGGTCCCAGGCAACCTCAATGGCGTGCCGGATAGCGCGTTCCACTCTGGAGGGTGTGGTGTTATGATTTTTCGCTACGGTAGGATACAGCATTTTTGTAATGGAATTTATAATTTCAATATCGTTGACGGTCATGATAATGGAGTCGCGTAAATAGCGGTAACCCTTAATGTGCGCCGGAACTCCCACATCGTGAATAATTTTGGTTACCATCGCCTCCAAATCAGGTTTCATAGACTGTAACACCTTTCTGCTTTCCCGCTTTACCGCACTTCTGGTTTTATCCAGAATCACCTGCGGACTTACGGGCTTAACTGCATAATATGCCGCACCACTCTCGAAAATACGTGCCACAAGAATATCCGAAACAGGTGCTGACAGCACCACAAATTCGGGACGTTTCATGTAGCTGTTTTCCATAACCCCAATTGCATCGCATTTGGGTAAAAACAAATCCAGAACAGCCGCATCCGCTTTAAAGTTGTTGATGGCTTCGACAGCTGCCTCACCGTCCGAAACCACCGCCATGACCTTTACATCAGCCGCTTTATCCATAAATTCCTTTAACCGCATGCCATATTCCGCATCCGAAAACGCCAGCACAATCTTTAGTTTTTCCATTTTTCTTTTCTCTCCTTTCTTTTGATTCGACTTTACCATATTTTTCCATTTATGTCAATAATTTCCAAAATATTTGAAGTTTAGATTCCGTTTACGACAGCAAACACCCCTATTCATGCGGTTTTTCCGTCGGGAAATAATTTATTGCAAAAACGGTATTCCTGTGATATAATCATTTTTGTAATCAGCATTATTTAACTGTAAGGAGAAAAAGCATGGAAAAAAGAACTTTTATTTTAGACACCGACTGGTGGACAGACTGTGACGACATTGTGGCGGTCCGCTTGCTTTGTAATCTGCACAAAGCAGAGAAAATTAACTTTAAAGGTATTTGCATCAACACACGCATGGAGCACTCTGTATCTTCCCTTTCTGCGTTTTTGGTAAATGAAGACTTAGATTTACCCATCGGTATATCAAAAGCGCCCATTACACCCGATATGGATGAACCGCTTAAATACCAATACTTCATGAAAGATTTTCCGCATAAGCTCCAAAACGATGATTGTTTGGACGGCGTTTCTTTTTACAGAAAAATGCTGGCTGAATCTGAAACACAAATAGAAATTATCGAAATCGGTTTTCAAAACATTTTAGCCGATTTGCTGGATAGTCAGCCTGACCAATACTCCCCCTTAACCGGCATGGAACTGGTTAAGCAAAAGGTAAAAAAGCTCTGGGCGATGGCAGGCAAATGGGACGAAAACCCCGGCAGGGAATACAATTTCTACTGCTGTGCCGAGTCCAAAAAAGCAGGTGCTTATATGTGTGACAACTGGCCTACTCCCATTGCATTTTTGGGCTTTGAGGTTGGTTGGGAAGTTATCTCCGGTTCAAAACTTGAACCTTCGGATTTCTTAAAAAAATGTATGGTGGTACACGGTTCTCCCAATGGCAGACATTCCTGGGATCCCATGACCGCCCTCTATGCTTACATCGGAGATGCGGAAAAAGCCGGCTACAAAGAAGTGTTTGGCAAAGCAACCGTAAATCCCACAGATGGCTCCAACACATTTGTCGAAGACCAAAACGGTCCCCACAGCTATGTCATTCCACTCTTTGACAAAGCCTACTATGCAAATCAGATTGATGATTTACTGTAAAAAATAAGTTCCCGGTCGGGAACTTATTTTTTTATGCTTGAATGTGCTTGTAAACATCTTCAATAAAGTCAAGATAGCTTTGTGCGTTTTGGGGCATACGGTCAAAACGGATTGTGCCGAAGTGCTTTTCTGCGAGTTGTTTGGTTTCAGCTTTACCAATCTTTTTTTCTAAAAGAGACAAAAGACGAATATCGTTAAGTGCCTCTGCAAAAAGCTTTTGGCGTATCGACTGATACGCTGTTCCATCCATTGCAGGGTATACAAAATAAGAAGTGCCTGCCAGTGCGAAACCTCCCGAAGGATTTAAGGCAGGGTTAAACAGATACTGACTCTGAATTCCGTAATAATTGTTATATCCCCAATGTAAAAATCCTTTGATAGCAAAATAATACAGATGCATGCCCATTACGCGGTTTCTTTCTCTTTGAAGCGGAATGATGCGGTTTGCTTTTCCGCCGTTAACATCTCCGCCGATATAATATGCCCATAAATTTTTGCATTTACCGATAAAATCATGCACATGGCTCGTACCGGCAATCGGCATATCGCAAAGCCCCTGTTCGTAAAACGCCACACAACTCATGGCGTCGCTCACCAAGTAGCCTTTAAGCATATCTATAACACTTTGCCGTGCCGCTTTGTAGCTTTCAATATTTCCGTAATTCGGCTCATCCGAAATGTGAAACATCACTCTGTTGGTTAACTTTTCTCGTTCAAAGAAAGCTTTGACTGCTGTTAAATACTGTTTCAAAAACGCATGATACTTCTTCCCTGTTGCTTTGGTGTGCCACCCGAACATTTTCTTTTCTTTTCCGTTTTCGGTGACAATAATTTTCGGTGCCGCTGCAGCACCCCACTGGGTAAACAGATGTACATGCTCAAAATAACGAATGCCTGCTTTTTTACAGATATCTATAAACCGTTTCATTAAGCTGAAATCGAATGAATAGTTCGAACCGCTTTTTATAATCTGCACCAGCTGTACGGTCATCCGTTCTCCGCCGGGCGGTGTATCAAGCGGTGGTGTAAATGCAGGCAAAAGAATCATATTCATGCCGTTTCGTGCTGCCTTTTCCACATAGTCTTTCATAATTTCAAAATACCGATCTGAAAAAACGGGTACATTATATGTATCTGCCAAACAATCATGATGAAACCAGTTTGTATACATCAGTTTTTGTACGGGAAGCTTATCAACAAGCACCTCCACCGCAATTTTATCTTCCCCCACCTTCTCGTTTCTTATATCGTACAAAGCGAGCTTAATTTCATATTCCCCTGCCTTTAATGGCTTTTGAAATTCGTTTACACAAAACCATAACGCCTGCCAGCTGTCGTCATAGGCACGAAGAGAAACAGATTCTCCTTTTTCCGTATACATTTCCTGCTTTCCTGCATCCAAAAAACAAACCAAAACCGGATTTGTTTTTTTGGGAAGCAGAATATCGGGATACAACCCTGTTGGCATATCGGTATCCACCAAAGAGGTATTTAAAACAGGTACACAGTTTTGATAATACAGCGTAACAGGCAGTACCGAATCAACACGAATAAAGAAATCGGTGCTGTGACAACTGTTGTCAGTTATTTTGAAAGCCAACTGGAAATTAATGGCTTGGTTTTTACACATATAAAAGCGCCTCATTTGCTTGTCTGTCGGTTCCTTGTCCGGGAAAATCGCAGTCAGACTACTGAATATGCCGGTTTCAATCATAGTATTGTTTCTCCTTTCAACAGCACCTGCTGCACCATAAAATTCTTGTCCAGAAGAACCATATCGGCATCATAACCTTTTTTTATCTCGCCTTTATTATGAATGCCTAAAATTTTGGCAGGTGTTTTAGTCAGCATTTTAACAGCCACAGGTAAACTGATGCCGTAATAATTCACTGCACGTTCCAAAAGCATATCTGCAGTTACAATGCTTCCTGCAAAGGATGACCGGTCCGGAAGCTTTGCAACGCCATCTTCAATAATGATGCGGTTTTCGGGCATCTTTTCTCCCAAAAAGCTTTCGGTTACGTCGGTCCCTGCCGGACAAAGTGCATCGGTGACAAAAGCAACCTTATCAACGCCTTTTATTTTAAGTGCCAGCGCTATAGCTTCTTTTGCAACATGCTTGCCGTCTGCAATCAGCTCAACAGAAACTCTGTCATCTAAGTATGCCGCCTCGATAACACCGGCTTTAACCTCCTGCCCGATTTTTCGGATGCTCGGCGTTGCACTATACAGATGCGTGATATGCGAAAATCCCATATTGAATGCCGATAAAGCTGTTTCACAAGTTGCATCACTATGTCCGACCGAAAGCCAAACGCCATTTTCAATCATTCTTTTACAAAAATAGTCCATGCCTGCAAGTTCCGGTGCGGCGGTTATGCGTTTGATAATCCCTCTGCCCTGTTCTATAAGCATATCTGTTTCCCATTGCTCCGGCGCATGCAACAGATGTGCCTTATGCGCCCCCCTCTGATTGACCGAGATAAACGGACCTTCTAAGTGAACACCGTAAAAATTAGGACATTGGGATGCGTATTTTTTATAAGTCTGCAAAAGCTTCAAGACATCGGTAAAGGGCGCAGAGACCGTGGTGGGCAACATAGTTGTTGTCCCTTTTTGCAGATGTGTCCGCGAAATGGTTTCAAAAGCCGTTTCCGTGCAATCCATAAAATCATATCCACCGCCACCATGCAGATGTATATCAATAAATCCCGGTAAAACATATAGACCCGAGGCATCTATTACACTGCAATTTTCGGGAACCTCACCCTTAAAATCTGTATTTTCTATAATACCGTCCTTTAAAAGGATATCTTTCTTTTCAATTTTATCTCCGATAACAAGTCCGTTTTTTATAAGTATATATTTCATATTATTTGTTGTACACCCGAATTTCAGGAACAGGAGAAGCAAGTGCGACTTCCGTTGCATAAAGCATCGCATCCGGATGATTCTGAAACAGCGAACAAGGCACCTTTGCAGTAACTTCACCATGCAAAACCTTGCGAAGTGCTCCGGCATTCCAATCGCGGGGCATACACATACGCACTTTTTTTGCCATAAACATTTCTTTCATACCCACAGTAATGCAGTATCTCGGGATTGCATTCAAATCACCCCCACAATTCATAAAAGAATTGATGGTACGCGTTTCCCGTGAAACCTCTAAAACTCTTGTGGGACGGCTTAAAAACTCCTCGTTGCTAAACGGTTCATCCCCGTATGGCGGTTCGTTAAAGGCATAATGACCGTTGATACCGATACCGCCGAACACCATATCCAGCTTTCCGTATTTTTCGATTATCTCCAAGACCTTGTCGGGATTGTGCGGATCGGGAAAATATCGGTTTTCGTGAAGAACATTTAATTCTTCATCAATCTTCGAGTAAAATATACGATTCATACCTCCTCGGAAGGACAACGGGTCATTTTCATCTATGTATTCCTTATCATCGGTTAAATACTCGTCCATATTGATAAAAACACAGCTTCTTAGGCTTACTCTGTACTTGTTTACAAGATATACAAGTCGGCTGTATGGACCGATAGGTCCGTAAGGCACGACCATAACAGTCATCTCCCCTTTTTTATTGTTTTCGTCAATGGTTTCAAGCACTTCAATGGCAACCTTCCAGTACATATCCACCTCGGTATCGCAAACGTTTAACCGGATGTTGCTTCCTTTTCCCAAATCTTCCCTATTAATTCTGTTAATATCCATAAGTTTTACGCCTCCTTTTTTTAATTATAAAATAGTGCTTTAAAAAAGTATATATCATCTGTTGCTGAAAATTAGCACTTTTCTGCTATTGACATCCTCGCGCCTCTCATGTAAAATGTGTATGAGGTGGTTCAAATGCAAGCATTCAGTTCTGAAAGGGTTTCGGACAAATACCTGCTTTTAAACAGCTGCGGAATGCAGGACATATACGGATATGATGCAGGAAGTTTACGCGTAAACGGCAGAAGAGATTATCATCTTTTGTATATTGCCGAAGGTATGTGTTTTGTTCGTATCAACGGTGAAACACATAAGGCCCCAAAAGGCTCTGTGATTATATATCCGCCGGGGCAACGTCAGGAATATTTTTTTAAAAAAGAACATCCGTCCAAATCCTATTATATGCATTTTACAGGAAGCGCCTGCTCTGAAATTCTTACAGATTTAGGGTTGACAAACCCTATTTATTACACCGCAGGAAGTCTCGGTATCGTCAATCTTTACGACACGCTCATTGCAGAATTTTATGTAAAGGACGACTATTCAGAATACGCATGTCACAGCATTCTTTTACAATTGCTTACCACGATCGCAAGAGTCGTCAAAGAAAATGTGCCTGAAAAAACAGCTGCAAGAACACAGATTCAGGAAATTTGTAAGCACATTTACGCTTCTGCACGGCAAAACAAATCCATTGCGGATTACGCGAAAATATGTAATTTAAGCGAAAGCCGTTTTTCACATCTGTTCCACGAAATCACAGGCACAAGCCCTAAGCAGTATATCTTAAATGCTAAAATTGAAATTGCCAAGGAGCTTCTGAAAAATACCGAGCTTTCTGTCGCGCAAGTCGGCGAACAAATCGGTTTTTCGGATCAGAATTATTTCAGTCGTATTTTCAAGAAAAATGTTTTTCTGTCCCCTTCCGCCTATCGGCTTGTACAAAAAAAA harbors:
- the nagA gene encoding N-acetylglucosamine-6-phosphate deacetylase — its product is MKYILIKNGLVIGDKIEKKDILLKDGIIENTDFKGEVPENCSVIDASGLYVLPGFIDIHLHGGGGYDFMDCTETAFETISRTHLQKGTTTMLPTTVSAPFTDVLKLLQTYKKYASQCPNFYGVHLEGPFISVNQRGAHKAHLLHAPEQWETDMLIEQGRGIIKRITAAPELAGMDYFCKRMIENGVWLSVGHSDATCETALSAFNMGFSHITHLYSATPSIRKIGQEVKAGVIEAAYLDDRVSVELIADGKHVAKEAIALALKIKGVDKVAFVTDALCPAGTDVTESFLGEKMPENRIIIEDGVAKLPDRSSFAGSIVTADMLLERAVNYYGISLPVAVKMLTKTPAKILGIHNKGEIKKGYDADMVLLDKNFMVQQVLLKGETIL
- a CDS encoding glucosamine-6-phosphate isomerase, yielding MDINRINREDLGKGSNIRLNVCDTEVDMYWKVAIEVLETIDENNKKGEMTVMVVPYGPIGPYSRLVYLVNKYRVSLRSCVFINMDEYLTDDKEYIDENDPLSFRGGMNRIFYSKIDEELNVLHENRYFPDPHNPDKVLEIIEKYGKLDMVFGGIGINGHYAFNEPPYGDEPFSNEEFLSRPTRVLEVSRETRTINSFMNCGGDLNAIPRYCITVGMKEMFMAKKVRMCMPRDWNAGALRKVLHGEVTAKVPCSLFQNHPDAMLYATEVALASPVPEIRVYNK
- a CDS encoding AraC family transcriptional regulator codes for the protein MQAFSSERVSDKYLLLNSCGMQDIYGYDAGSLRVNGRRDYHLLYIAEGMCFVRINGETHKAPKGSVIIYPPGQRQEYFFKKEHPSKSYYMHFTGSACSEILTDLGLTNPIYYTAGSLGIVNLYDTLIAEFYVKDDYSEYACHSILLQLLTTIARVVKENVPEKTAARTQIQEICKHIYASARQNKSIADYAKICNLSESRFSHLFHEITGTSPKQYILNAKIEIAKELLKNTELSVAQVGEQIGFSDQNYFSRIFKKNVFLSPSAYRLVQKKD